The following are from one region of the Nitrospirota bacterium genome:
- a CDS encoding MCP four helix bundle domain-containing protein, producing the protein MKTGTRLALAFGIVVVLLLVVAIMGVSRLAELNDEMSQIVKVEYPKVAYCNDWLAQINLIARAMRNTLLLEKKEEIQKEVDRVQEARKKITSDLDKLTPLVKSETGKAGLKAIIDARTPYVLSQDEFLKLAADGKQAEAKEFLLTKVRALQNTYFDAIEKLKKHQEDGMDKKSKLAEDAYKSARTMIIFLSVIAIVFAVVIALWITMTLLKQLGGEPNYIMSIAESIAGGDLTIRLESGKKETGIFLAMKNMLEKLTSIVGEVNVSSDNVSSGSMELSSTAQVISQGATEQAASVEEVSSSMEEMASNIKQNADNSQQTERMAAKAAQDAQESGKAVDEAVTAMREIASKISIIEEIARQTNLLALNAAIEAARAGEHGKGFAVVASEVRKLAERSQKAAGEISTLSSTTVTVSEKAGTMLKQLVPDIQRTAELVQEISAASNEQNIGAEQINKAITQLDQVIQQNASASEEMASTSEELTSQAQQLQDAISFFRTSSDGMSTARRSKPSTARPQPKKLAAAPQRLTHEPRAAVHKTTPKARSIDLDDGHRGSSSDDSEFEKY; encoded by the coding sequence ATGAAAACTGGCACACGGTTAGCGCTTGCTTTTGGTATCGTTGTAGTTTTGCTCTTAGTGGTAGCTATTATGGGCGTAAGCAGGCTTGCTGAACTTAACGATGAGATGTCTCAGATAGTCAAAGTGGAATATCCGAAGGTAGCGTATTGCAACGACTGGCTTGCTCAAATAAATCTGATAGCACGTGCTATGCGTAATACGCTGTTACTGGAAAAAAAGGAAGAGATACAGAAAGAGGTGGATAGAGTTCAGGAGGCAAGAAAAAAAATCACCTCTGATTTAGACAAACTTACCCCACTTGTCAAAAGCGAAACTGGCAAGGCGGGACTAAAGGCCATAATTGATGCAAGGACTCCTTATGTTCTTAGCCAGGACGAATTTCTAAAACTTGCGGCTGATGGCAAGCAGGCCGAAGCAAAAGAGTTTCTTTTAACGAAGGTAAGAGCATTGCAGAACACCTATTTCGATGCCATTGAAAAGTTAAAAAAACACCAGGAAGATGGTATGGATAAAAAATCTAAGCTGGCCGAGGATGCTTATAAATCTGCCCGCACAATGATCATATTTTTATCTGTCATAGCAATAGTCTTTGCAGTGGTGATAGCTCTGTGGATAACTATGACATTACTAAAGCAGTTGGGAGGAGAGCCCAACTACATTATGAGCATAGCTGAAAGCATTGCTGGCGGAGACCTTACAATCAGGTTAGAGTCAGGTAAAAAAGAAACCGGCATTTTTTTAGCTATGAAAAACATGCTTGAAAAATTAACAAGCATAGTGGGAGAGGTAAATGTATCTTCAGATAACGTCTCCTCTGGCAGTATGGAACTAAGCAGCACGGCTCAGGTGATTTCACAGGGAGCCACAGAGCAGGCGGCCTCAGTTGAGGAGGTATCCTCGTCAATGGAGGAGATGGCGTCCAACATCAAACAAAACGCCGATAATTCCCAGCAGACGGAGCGTATGGCGGCAAAAGCAGCTCAGGATGCGCAGGAGAGCGGAAAGGCCGTCGATGAGGCAGTAACGGCAATGAGAGAAATTGCAAGTAAAATATCCATTATAGAGGAAATCGCACGCCAGACTAACCTTCTTGCACTTAACGCTGCCATTGAGGCAGCACGTGCCGGAGAGCACGGTAAAGGTTTTGCCGTTGTGGCCTCAGAAGTTAGAAAACTTGCTGAACGCAGCCAAAAAGCAGCCGGTGAAATCAGCACTTTGTCATCTACAACAGTAACGGTCTCTGAAAAAGCAGGCACTATGCTTAAACAGTTAGTGCCGGACATACAAAGAACGGCAGAGTTGGTTCAGGAAATCAGTGCGGCAAGTAATGAACAAAATATAGGCGCTGAGCAGATAAACAAGGCTATAACACAGCTTGACCAGGTAATTCAACAAAACGCCTCAGCCTCTGAGGAGATGGCCTCAACCTCTGAGGAGCTGACATCTCAGGCACAGCAACTGCAAGATGCTATATCATTTTTCAGAACCAGCTCAGATGGTATGTCTACCGCAAGAAGATCTAAACCCAGCACAGCCAGACCACAACCTAAGAAACTAGCGGCTGCTCCGCAGCGCCTGACTCATGAGCCAAGAGCGGCTGTACATAAAACAACACCTAAAGCAAGGTCAATAGATCTCGATGACGGGCACAGGGGGTCCTCTTCAGATGACTCAGAGTTTGAAAAATATTAA
- the secF gene encoding protein translocase subunit SecF, translating into MIEIIKKTNVDFMGKRYIAFAVSGVFSVLGILAIIAVVRGTANLGIDFAGGTAVQVKFDKPVKLSDVRKALDEGGLTGADLQEFPAVKKVLVVIKKAGSGALDIKSASTSAGVSDKVIEILTKGLKDNKLTVDSVSEIGPKVGSRLRTDAMWAVIASVVGILIYVGWRFQFSFSIGATFATFHDVLAVLGVFYVMGYEINLILLTALLTIAGYSLTDTVVVFDRIRENLRAMIKEPVTTVINKSINEVLSRTLITSLTVFFSSLALYFFGGEVLHSFALAMAMGVIVGTYSSVFVASPVVLLWAGDKQLVKK; encoded by the coding sequence ATGATTGAAATTATAAAAAAAACCAACGTAGATTTCATGGGAAAACGCTATATTGCTTTTGCCGTATCAGGGGTTTTCTCCGTACTGGGCATACTTGCAATCATAGCTGTGGTGCGTGGGACGGCAAACCTAGGCATTGATTTTGCCGGAGGGACGGCAGTACAGGTAAAGTTCGATAAACCTGTGAAATTATCAGATGTGAGAAAAGCTCTTGATGAAGGCGGCCTTACAGGGGCTGATTTACAAGAATTCCCCGCAGTTAAGAAAGTGTTGGTGGTAATTAAAAAAGCAGGCTCCGGAGCTCTTGACATAAAATCTGCATCAACATCAGCCGGAGTGTCGGATAAAGTCATAGAGATACTGACCAAAGGGCTTAAAGATAACAAACTGACGGTGGATTCGGTCTCTGAGATTGGTCCAAAAGTTGGCAGCCGGCTGCGCACCGATGCTATGTGGGCAGTTATTGCCTCTGTGGTGGGAATCCTGATTTATGTCGGCTGGCGTTTTCAGTTCAGCTTCAGCATCGGAGCCACCTTTGCCACTTTTCACGATGTACTGGCAGTGCTTGGCGTGTTTTATGTTATGGGATATGAGATTAACCTGATTCTTCTGACGGCGCTCTTAACAATAGCCGGTTATTCCCTTACTGACACAGTTGTGGTGTTTGACAGAATAAGGGAAAACCTTCGCGCTATGATTAAAGAGCCTGTTACAACGGTTATAAATAAAAGCATAAACGAGGTGCTCTCAAGAACGCTTATAACGTCTCTTACTGTATTTTTCTCATCATTAGCCCTGTACTTTTTCGGTGGTGAGGTGCTGCATAGTTTTGCATTAGCAATGGCTATGGGAGTAATCGTGGGCACGTATTCCTCGGTGTTTGTTGCAAGTCCGGTTGTGCTTCTTTGGGCTGGAGATAAGCAGCTTGTGAAAAAATAG
- a CDS encoding AAA family ATPase, producing MSRQYMKYNPAFLTDEELIQSFVARNVDFKILLNIVRENTADSNQHVLVVGQRGSGKTTLLLRVAAEIRKDPELSKLWYPLVFSEESYEVTSIGEFWLEAVHRLAIQLKDDNWQRTYDELKKEKDDKRLQMRTLAQILDLADTEGKRIMLVVENLNMLLGEQCNDSDGWALRHTLLNEPRIMMIASATRRFDEIENHDKAMFELFKIHELRPLSDDECREIWLNITGEEPKDDRIRPIQILTGGSPRLLTIISSFAGKMSFRQLMTDLIRLVDDHTEYFKSHLDALAPVERKVYLAMLDLWNESPARKIADAARLDVNKTSALLNRLAERGAVITKIREKTKLYYVAERMYNIYFLMRKHGDSSSRIKAVVDFMVSFYYPEDLLKIVRNIASEACQKDLEYCDDHFSAYEAILKVLPEGMRKKMIENTPKYFFKHPNMTASLKQLVETTSSFEHPFDTALSLIDEADKKLKEGNYTDDDIKNIRNGFEELLTKGPNLLYLWLLYGSIMEAFKQYEVAEKAYLKAIEIKPEEILFKNVLLNLLLKTNRADDAVKFAEDSTKELPDNAELLNGIAWDFYKSNNSILIVKALAYINEAVTIDSNDTGSQHTLACILCKLNRGKEALVPAKKWIENNDRVEKKIDDTIELATGLAAVGCAKEALEMITESPHANLYEPLICGLRMYLGEDVTTAVEIREIGKDVVKRIKAYDLKPQKLS from the coding sequence ATGTCAAGACAATATATGAAATATAACCCAGCGTTTCTTACCGATGAGGAACTTATTCAGAGTTTTGTAGCACGGAATGTTGATTTCAAAATATTGCTTAACATAGTCAGAGAAAACACGGCTGATTCCAACCAGCATGTTCTTGTTGTGGGGCAAAGGGGAAGCGGCAAGACGACCCTTTTGCTAAGAGTTGCGGCTGAGATACGAAAAGACCCGGAGCTTTCAAAGCTCTGGTATCCGTTGGTGTTTTCTGAGGAAAGCTATGAGGTAACATCAATTGGCGAGTTTTGGCTTGAGGCGGTGCACCGGTTGGCTATTCAGCTAAAAGACGATAATTGGCAGCGCACGTATGATGAGTTAAAAAAAGAAAAGGATGACAAACGGCTGCAAATGCGGACATTGGCTCAGATTTTGGATCTTGCCGATACTGAGGGTAAGCGCATAATGCTGGTTGTTGAAAATCTTAACATGCTGCTTGGGGAACAGTGCAACGACAGTGACGGTTGGGCGCTCCGGCACACCTTATTAAATGAGCCACGCATTATGATGATAGCCTCAGCAACCCGGCGTTTTGATGAAATTGAAAATCATGACAAAGCGATGTTTGAGCTTTTTAAAATCCATGAGCTACGCCCTCTCAGTGACGATGAGTGCCGCGAAATATGGCTAAACATCACAGGAGAAGAACCCAAAGATGACCGGATAAGGCCGATTCAGATACTTACTGGAGGGAGCCCGCGGCTTCTTACGATAATATCCTCATTTGCCGGTAAAATGTCTTTTCGGCAGCTTATGACGGATCTCATCCGTCTTGTTGATGACCACACTGAATATTTTAAGAGCCATCTGGATGCGCTTGCGCCTGTTGAGCGGAAGGTATATCTGGCGATGCTTGACCTTTGGAACGAATCACCGGCAAGAAAAATAGCGGATGCGGCTCGGCTTGACGTAAATAAGACAAGCGCCCTGCTTAACAGACTTGCCGAGCGCGGCGCTGTGATTACAAAAATAAGGGAAAAAACTAAGCTATATTATGTGGCGGAACGTATGTATAACATATATTTTCTAATGCGTAAACATGGGGATTCCTCAAGCCGTATTAAAGCAGTAGTAGATTTTATGGTCAGCTTTTATTATCCTGAGGACCTTCTAAAAATAGTCCGTAATATTGCATCAGAGGCCTGTCAAAAAGATTTAGAATATTGTGACGACCATTTTAGTGCCTACGAGGCTATTTTAAAAGTATTACCAGAGGGTATGAGAAAAAAGATGATTGAAAATACACCCAAATATTTCTTTAAACATCCTAACATGACGGCTTCTTTAAAGCAATTGGTTGAAACTACATCTTCATTTGAACACCCATTTGATACCGCGCTGAGTTTGATAGATGAAGCTGATAAAAAGTTGAAAGAAGGTAATTATACCGATGATGATATAAAAAACATTAGAAATGGATTTGAGGAATTACTTACAAAAGGTCCTAATTTACTATATTTATGGCTTTTATATGGTTCAATTATGGAAGCTTTTAAACAATATGAGGTGGCTGAAAAAGCTTATCTGAAAGCTATTGAAATAAAGCCTGAAGAGATTTTATTTAAGAATGTGCTGCTCAATTTACTATTAAAAACCAATAGAGCAGACGATGCAGTTAAATTTGCTGAAGATTCAACTAAAGAGTTGCCCGATAATGCAGAACTACTAAATGGAATTGCCTGGGATTTCTATAAGTCAAACAACAGTATCTTAATTGTTAAGGCATTAGCATACATAAACGAAGCTGTCACAATTGATTCTAACGATACGGGATCACAGCATACACTGGCATGTATTCTTTGCAAATTAAACAGAGGGAAAGAGGCTTTGGTGCCAGCCAAAAAATGGATTGAAAATAATGACCGTGTCGAGAAAAAAATTGATGACACAATAGAGTTAGCAACAGGGCTTGCTGCTGTGGGATGTGCAAAGGAGGCACTTGAAATGATTACGGAGTCGCCCCATGCCAATTTGTATGAACCGCTGATTTGCGGCCTCAGAATGTATCTCGGTGAGGATGTGACAACAGCGGTAGAAATACGGGAGATAGGAAAAGATGTTGTTAAAAGAATAAAGGCATACGATTTAAAGCCGCAGAAGCTATCGTAA
- the yajC gene encoding preprotein translocase subunit YajC: MLSIAWAMGQPPQGGQAGAPDIFMSFLPLMVIFIIFYFLMIRPQQTKAKAHREMLAAVKKGDKVITTGGIYAVVESVDESTVTLKISENVKVKFGKSFITTIRGSHDGD; this comes from the coding sequence ATGTTATCAATAGCGTGGGCAATGGGGCAACCGCCTCAGGGTGGACAGGCTGGAGCTCCTGACATATTTATGAGTTTCCTGCCGCTTATGGTGATTTTTATAATATTTTACTTTCTAATGATAAGGCCTCAGCAGACCAAGGCAAAGGCACACAGGGAAATGCTTGCGGCCGTCAAAAAAGGTGATAAGGTGATTACAACAGGCGGGATTTACGCCGTTGTGGAGTCTGTTGATGAAAGCACGGTTACACTTAAAATCTCTGAAAACGTAAAGGTGAAATTTGGTAAATCATTTATAACAACCATACGTGGTTCTCATGATGGTGATTAA
- a CDS encoding ATP-binding protein, whose product MERKLIQASGNFVTGDRFWDREKEAELFETKLQEGAHMLIVAQRRIGKTSLMKEMALRLKDKYSLLFIDLQGAKDAADAIFEMSMATRPHKNIWDKVEEIFLNVVSKITGVINSVKLLGQEVSLRDGLTQGNWSQKGDRLFKILKSADKPVVLLMDEVPIMISNMLKGGDFVVTPERRNNVNEFMSWLRKKSIEYQGTIRIVISGSIGLEPILNQAKLSATLNNFYRFELKPWDDNAAIGCLSALASQYGVIYKDSAERAIVERLGCCIPHHVQMFFAYIHERCERTENVDVEIQDIDTVYKEDMLGTRGYSELIHYEERLKMVLGPDMLSLAIEMLAETAISGTLNNELLAAFQKKHEHDTSRFEGMSIQDVLQQIIAVFLHDGYFRLSNDGYVFISKIMREWYKKKYPFYQPILKREG is encoded by the coding sequence TTGGAGAGGAAGCTAATACAGGCAAGTGGTAATTTTGTTACCGGTGATCGCTTCTGGGATCGTGAGAAGGAAGCAGAGTTGTTTGAAACGAAACTGCAAGAGGGCGCACATATGCTGATTGTCGCCCAGAGACGTATTGGCAAAACAAGTCTTATGAAAGAGATGGCACTTCGTCTAAAAGATAAATATTCACTTCTTTTTATTGATTTGCAAGGTGCAAAAGATGCTGCCGATGCCATTTTTGAAATGAGTATGGCTACTAGACCTCATAAAAATATATGGGATAAGGTTGAAGAGATATTTTTAAATGTCGTAAGCAAAATTACAGGTGTTATAAACAGTGTTAAACTGCTTGGACAAGAAGTGTCGCTGCGTGATGGTTTAACTCAAGGTAATTGGTCTCAAAAAGGAGACCGTCTGTTTAAAATTCTTAAGTCTGCTGATAAACCTGTAGTTTTACTGATGGATGAGGTGCCTATTATGATTAGTAATATGCTCAAAGGCGGGGATTTTGTGGTAACTCCTGAAAGAAGGAATAATGTAAATGAATTTATGTCGTGGCTTAGAAAAAAAAGCATTGAGTATCAAGGAACAATTAGAATCGTGATTTCAGGAAGCATCGGACTTGAGCCAATTCTGAATCAAGCTAAGCTTAGTGCAACCTTGAATAATTTTTATCGCTTTGAACTAAAACCATGGGATGACAATGCGGCTATTGGCTGCCTCAGTGCACTAGCCAGCCAATATGGCGTTATTTATAAAGACTCTGCTGAAAGAGCGATTGTAGAACGCCTCGGCTGTTGTATTCCACACCACGTGCAGATGTTTTTTGCTTATATCCATGAACGTTGTGAGAGAACAGAGAACGTGGATGTGGAAATTCAAGATATAGATACCGTATATAAAGAGGATATGCTTGGAACCAGGGGGTACTCAGAATTAATTCATTATGAGGAGAGGTTAAAAATGGTACTTGGGCCCGATATGCTTTCGTTAGCGATAGAGATGCTGGCAGAGACGGCAATAAGCGGAACTCTGAATAATGAGCTGCTTGCTGCATTTCAGAAAAAGCACGAACACGATACAAGCCGCTTTGAAGGAATGAGTATTCAAGACGTTCTGCAACAAATAATAGCAGTATTCCTGCATGATGGATATTTTAGATTGTCAAATGACGGGTATGTTTTTATCTCTAAGATAATGCGTGAATGGTACAAGAAAAAATATCCGTTCTATCAGCCAATTCTAAAAAGAGAGGGTTAA
- the recJ gene encoding single-stranded-DNA-specific exonuclease RecJ, which yields MARLDKKWLLARTNSEFVDYLAKSLNVSTILSQILINRDIKTPEKARSFFDSTVSLLADPYMLSGMDRAVERINLAVKRSETIFVHGDYDADGTSAAAIMIETLRRLGCAVRYFIPSRFVHGYGFHTAAVELARESGCSLIVTVDCGISSFEAVDSALRYSIDVIITDHHKPAFDELSGQPVLPAAFSVIDPAIMACDNPHSQLTGAGVALMLSMALNRSDIVDVADLLDLATIGTVADVAPLVGENRLIVKDGIKVMAAGKRPGLKALFEIAASANRTIDVELLSYTAIPRINAAGRMADASEVVELFLTDSETDAKRIAGNLDALNFRRQRIEEGVFDSAINQIEIEGFDRAIVIYDEDWHEGVLGIVASKLVDKFGVPAFVLTVKDTVAKGSARGVPEVDIHKVLSECSQYLMQFGGHKQAAGLKLKLDMIPQFIIALNEAIKRTSSDSASQSMIMIDADCSIKDINFKLLNELSMLAPYGYGNPEPFFGIRGLTPYSPKIVGKNHLKLKLGDKGMQFDAIGFDLGDHLPMVLGTGRVDAVVTPTLNEFNGSRTLQLNIKAIRKSAVV from the coding sequence ATGGCACGTTTGGACAAAAAATGGCTACTTGCTCGCACAAACAGCGAGTTTGTGGATTATCTTGCAAAGTCGCTCAATGTTTCAACAATTCTGTCGCAGATTTTAATAAACCGGGATATAAAAACTCCTGAAAAAGCGAGGAGTTTTTTTGATTCCACAGTCAGCTTATTAGCAGACCCGTATATGCTTTCAGGTATGGACAGGGCTGTAGAGCGAATAAACCTTGCAGTAAAGCGCTCTGAGACCATATTTGTGCACGGTGATTATGATGCTGATGGTACATCGGCTGCGGCAATTATGATTGAAACCCTGCGGAGACTTGGATGTGCGGTCAGATATTTTATCCCAAGCAGATTTGTGCACGGCTATGGTTTTCATACGGCAGCGGTTGAGCTGGCGCGGGAGAGCGGCTGCTCTTTGATTGTGACGGTTGACTGCGGAATATCCTCATTTGAAGCGGTTGACAGCGCGTTGAGATACAGTATAGACGTTATAATCACAGACCATCATAAGCCTGCTTTTGATGAATTATCAGGGCAGCCTGTGCTACCGGCTGCTTTTTCAGTGATAGACCCTGCAATTATGGCCTGTGATAATCCGCACTCACAGCTTACCGGAGCAGGTGTGGCGCTTATGCTTTCGATGGCTCTTAACCGCTCTGACATTGTTGATGTGGCAGACCTTCTTGATTTGGCAACGATTGGGACAGTGGCAGATGTGGCGCCGCTTGTCGGTGAAAACAGGCTTATAGTCAAAGATGGGATAAAGGTGATGGCGGCTGGTAAAAGGCCCGGGCTTAAGGCACTTTTTGAAATAGCGGCATCTGCCAACAGAACGATAGACGTTGAGTTGTTGTCTTACACGGCGATTCCCCGGATAAATGCGGCAGGGCGTATGGCTGATGCCTCCGAGGTTGTTGAGCTTTTTTTAACCGATTCTGAAACAGATGCCAAACGGATAGCTGGAAATCTTGATGCCCTGAACTTCAGGCGTCAACGGATTGAGGAGGGAGTGTTTGACTCTGCCATTAATCAGATAGAGATTGAGGGATTTGACAGAGCGATTGTGATTTATGATGAGGATTGGCATGAGGGAGTGCTTGGCATTGTAGCCTCTAAGCTTGTTGATAAGTTTGGTGTGCCTGCATTTGTGCTGACTGTTAAGGATACAGTAGCAAAGGGCTCAGCACGAGGAGTGCCGGAGGTTGATATACACAAAGTCCTCTCTGAATGTTCTCAGTACTTAATGCAGTTTGGAGGGCACAAACAGGCGGCTGGACTTAAACTAAAACTGGATATGATACCGCAATTTATTATTGCTCTGAATGAAGCCATAAAGCGGACATCGTCTGATTCCGCTTCACAGTCTATGATAATGATAGATGCCGACTGCTCTATTAAGGATATTAACTTTAAACTTCTTAACGAACTCTCTATGCTTGCTCCTTATGGTTATGGGAATCCGGAGCCTTTTTTTGGTATCAGAGGCCTTACCCCATATTCACCCAAAATAGTGGGGAAAAATCATCTGAAATTAAAACTTGGCGACAAAGGCATGCAATTTGACGCTATCGGGTTTGACTTAGGCGATCACCTCCCTATGGTATTAGGCACCGGCAGAGTGGATGCCGTTGTCACTCCAACCTTAAATGAATTTAACGGCTCTAGGACCCTGCAATTAAATATAAAAGCTATCAGAAAAAGTGCCGTAGTATAG
- the secD gene encoding protein translocase subunit SecD, translating into MKKSVKWRFLLIGLALLLTLSALLPNMPFYKDLPPVIKKLSPDKGIILGLDLQGGLYLVFEVEGQKAVAQTTSRISQGIQRLSDNKNLKADVKFDGKNITVATATPEIRKAIENAYPTLSARDSGSSVVYSLSEKETKYIIDNACEQALETIRNRIDQFGVAEPVIQRQGESEIVVQLPGVKEPKRAIELIGKTAQLEFKVVDDESPTASELPATIKPFEEDELMGKMKAKIPEGDEILFERITNKETGEITKKPLLLKKDSPMAGNYISEARVQIDTRYNSPYVSLTFNAEGAKIFEEITGKYVKKRLAIILDGNVYSAPVIQEKISGGSAQISGSYSMDEAKDLAIVLRAGALPAPVNMLQNITVGPSLGTDSIAAGKLTAIAAFIAVAGFMAFYYRISGLIADLALVLNMVFLMGAMAALNATLTMPGIAGIVLAIGMAVDTNVLMFERMRDELKAGKTPRASVDSGYDKAFLTIVDSHVTTLITAAVLYQFGTGPIKGFAVTLSIGIAINLFTSLIGTKAVFDYINAEREVKKLSI; encoded by the coding sequence TTGAAAAAATCTGTAAAGTGGCGGTTTTTACTGATAGGGCTGGCTCTTCTACTTACACTCTCAGCACTCCTGCCCAATATGCCTTTTTATAAGGATCTGCCGCCGGTAATTAAGAAACTGTCCCCCGATAAAGGCATAATTTTAGGACTTGATCTGCAGGGAGGCCTTTACCTCGTGTTTGAAGTTGAAGGACAAAAGGCTGTCGCACAAACTACCAGCAGAATCTCTCAGGGAATTCAAAGGCTCTCAGACAATAAAAACCTTAAAGCAGATGTAAAATTTGACGGCAAAAACATAACCGTGGCTACTGCCACACCTGAAATCAGAAAAGCCATCGAAAATGCCTATCCAACCCTGTCTGCACGGGACTCCGGTTCCTCTGTGGTCTATTCCCTTTCGGAAAAGGAAACCAAATACATTATAGACAATGCCTGCGAACAGGCTCTTGAAACAATCAGAAACCGGATTGACCAGTTTGGTGTGGCTGAGCCGGTTATTCAAAGACAGGGTGAAAGCGAAATAGTGGTGCAGTTGCCGGGAGTCAAAGAGCCAAAAAGAGCCATTGAACTAATCGGTAAAACCGCACAATTAGAGTTTAAAGTCGTTGACGACGAATCCCCCACAGCCTCAGAACTGCCTGCTACAATTAAGCCATTTGAAGAGGATGAGCTCATGGGTAAGATGAAGGCTAAGATTCCCGAGGGTGATGAGATACTGTTTGAGCGAATCACTAACAAGGAGACCGGAGAGATCACTAAAAAACCGTTGCTGCTTAAGAAAGACTCTCCAATGGCCGGTAATTACATATCTGAGGCGAGGGTTCAGATTGATACAAGATACAACAGCCCGTATGTGTCTTTAACTTTCAACGCCGAAGGGGCTAAAATATTTGAGGAAATCACTGGAAAATATGTAAAGAAACGCCTTGCCATAATACTGGACGGTAACGTGTATTCGGCCCCTGTGATACAGGAAAAAATATCAGGAGGCAGCGCTCAGATTTCAGGTTCTTATTCGATGGATGAGGCCAAGGATTTGGCGATAGTGCTTCGTGCTGGCGCTCTTCCAGCTCCCGTTAACATGCTTCAAAACATAACCGTAGGCCCCTCACTGGGTACGGACTCTATTGCAGCCGGTAAACTTACCGCTATCGCCGCCTTTATTGCAGTGGCTGGGTTTATGGCCTTTTATTATAGAATCTCAGGGCTGATAGCAGATCTGGCACTTGTTTTAAACATGGTGTTTCTCATGGGTGCTATGGCTGCCCTTAATGCCACACTGACTATGCCCGGTATTGCCGGTATTGTTTTGGCTATCGGAATGGCTGTGGATACCAATGTGCTGATGTTTGAACGAATGCGGGATGAGTTAAAGGCGGGTAAAACGCCGCGTGCCTCGGTTGACTCCGGTTACGATAAAGCATTCTTAACCATTGTTGACTCTCACGTTACCACTTTGATAACGGCTGCGGTTTTATACCAATTCGGCACTGGTCCTATCAAGGGATTTGCCGTAACTCTCAGCATTGGTATAGCAATCAATCTCTTTACGTCGCTCATAGGCACAAAGGCCGTCTTTGATTACATCAACGCCGAAAGGGAGGTTAAAAAGTTAAGTATATGA
- a CDS encoding purine-binding chemotaxis protein CheW produces MAVASVTETTQYLTFNLDGEVFAIDISKVREVLEFTSVTTVPKMPHYIIGVINIRGNVVPVVDMRIKFGMTKGEKTVNTCVIIVEVKVENDNIILGALVDSVEEVIELEPESIEPAPSIGVKLDTEFIKGMGKRDEVFIIILEIDRIFLTKDLEAISLV; encoded by the coding sequence ATGGCAGTAGCATCGGTTACTGAGACAACACAGTACTTAACGTTTAATCTCGATGGCGAGGTGTTTGCTATTGATATTTCCAAAGTGCGTGAGGTGCTTGAATTTACATCAGTTACAACAGTACCCAAAATGCCGCACTACATCATAGGGGTCATCAATATCAGGGGCAACGTGGTGCCGGTTGTTGATATGCGTATAAAGTTTGGAATGACTAAGGGTGAAAAGACTGTCAACACGTGCGTCATAATAGTGGAGGTCAAGGTTGAAAACGACAATATCATTCTTGGCGCTCTGGTTGACTCCGTAGAAGAGGTAATAGAGCTTGAACCGGAGAGTATTGAACCAGCTCCAAGCATAGGTGTAAAGCTGGATACCGAATTTATCAAAGGAATGGGCAAAAGAGATGAAGTGTTTATTATAATTTTAGAGATTGACAGAATATTTTTGACAAAAGACCTGGAGGCCATCTCTTTAGTCTAA